A window of Actinomadura viridis genomic DNA:
CTGCCCACCGACCGTCCCCGCCCTCGCGTACGGCGCTTCACCGGGGACGCCCCGCGCTTCGAGGTGCCCGCGGACGCCGCCGGCCGGGTGCGCGGGCTGGCCGCCCGCGAGGGCGTCACCCTGTTCACCGTCATGCTCGCCGCGTTCGAGGTCCTGCTGTCGCACTGGTCCGAGCAGGACGACTTCTGCGTCGGGTCCGGCATCGCCAACCGGCGGTGGCGGCAGCTGGAGCGGATGTTCGGCATGGTGATCAACACCGTGGCGCTCCGCGCCGACCTGCGCGGCGACCCGACCTTCCGCGAGCTGCTCGCGCGGACCCGGTCGGCCGTGCTCGGGGCGCACGCGCACCAGGACGTCCCCTACGACCGGGTGGTCGCGGCGATGCGGCCGGAACGGGTGGCGGGCCGGCACCCGCTGTGCCAGGTGCTGTTCGCGTTCCACGACGCGCCGATGCCGGACGTCCGGATGCCGGGGCTGGACGCCCGCGTCACGCCCGGCGTCGCCAACGGCAGCGCCAAGTTCGACCTGAACGTGATCGCGATCCCCGCCGCCGAGCAGGCCGCCGGCCGGGACGGGTCCGGGGAGGCGCCCTCGGGCTCGATCGAGTTCATCTGGGAGTACGACCGGGACCTGTTCGACGCGCGCACGGTCGCGCGGGCGGCCGAGCTGTACGGGCGGCTGCTCGACGCCGTGGCGGGCGACCCGGACGCGCGGGTGTCCGAGCTGTTCGTGGGCGTGCCCTGATGGGCCGCACCGCCCGGGAGCGGCGCGGGCGGGGGCCGCGCGGTCCGGGGCGGTGGGCGCGGTTCCGCGCGAGCCTGGCGTTCCACCCCGGCTTCCGGCGGCTGTGGCTGGGGGACGCGGCGAGCCAGATCGGCGCGACCGCGACCCTGTTCGTCCTGCCGCTGCTGGCCGCGACGGTCCTGGACGCCACGCCGTTCCAGGTCGGCCTGGTCTCCACCTCGATGACGGCCGCGTTCCTGCTCCTCGGGCTGCCGACGGGCGCCTGGGTGGACCGGATGCGCTGCCGGCGCGTCCTGATCATCGCCGACGCGGGGCGGGCGCTGGCGCTCGCCACGCTCCCGCTGGCCGCGGCCGCGGGCGTCCTGACACTGCCGCAGCTCTGCCTGGTGGCCCTCGGCTACGGGGTGCTGACGGTGTTCTTCGACGTCGCCTACCAGAGCTACCTGCCGCACCTGGTCGGCCGTGACCGCCTCGTCGAGGGCAACGCCAAGCTCGCCGCGACGCAGTCGGTCGCGCAGATGGGCGGCCCGGCCGCCGGCGGGGCCGCGGTGCAGGCCCTCACCGCCCCGTACGCCGTCGTGGCGAACGTGGCGTGCTTCGTGTGGTCGGCGGTCTGGATCGCGCGCATCCGGGCCCCCGAGGCCCGCCCGCCGCGGGATCCGGACCGGCACCTGGGCCGGGAGATCGGGGAAGGGCTGCGGTTCGTCTTCGGGCACCGCCTGCTCCGCGCGATCGCCGGGTGCACGGGGGCGTTCAACCTCTTCCGGAGCGCCGGCCAGCCGATGCTGATCGTCCTGCTGTCGGGCGGCCTCGGGCTCTCGGCGGCGGGCATCGGGCTGTTCTTCACGGTGGGCGCGGCGGGAGGCGTCGCGGGGGCGTTCTTCGCGCGGCGGATCGCCGCCGCCGCCGGGCAGGGCAGGACGATGTGGGCCAGCACCGCCGGCGCCGGGCTGTGCGCGCTGCTCGTGCCGCTCGCCCAGGACGACTGGCGGCTCTGGCTCGCGGCGGCCGGGGAGTTCGGCCTGGTGTTCGGCGCCGCCGTGTACGACGTCGCCCAGGTCAGCTTCCGGCAGACGCTGTGCCCCGGCCGGCTGCTCGGCCGGATGAACGCCACCATGCGCTTCCTGGTGTGGGGCACGATGCCGCTGGGCGCGTTCCTCGGCGGGGCCCTGGCCTCCGTGGCCGGGCCCCGCACCGTGCTGTGGGTGGCGGCGGCCGGCATGACCACCGCGTTCCTGCCGCTCTACCTCTCGCCGCTGCGCGGCCTGCGCCGCCTCCCCGGCGCCGAGGCCGCCGCCGGCGTGCCGTCCGGGCCCGGCGCTACCTGACCCCGGTGACCGGGATCTTGGGGTACGCCGGGCCCACCCGGTCGGCGGGGACGACGGGCAGCGTCACCGACGAGGGATGCTTCTCGTCGTGCAGGACGGTCTGGTGCGCGGTCCGCACCCGGGCGCTCTGGCCGAACTTCTCCCCGGTGTTCGGGTTCGGCGCGTACTGCGGGAAGTCGCTGGAGGAGATGTCCAGGCGGATCCGGTGGCCGGCCTTGAAGAGGTTCGAGGTCGGCCAGATCTTGATCGTGTACTTGTAGACCTTGCCGGGACGGATGGGCGTCGGGCGTGTCGAGGACTCGCGGAAGCTCGCCCGGAGGATGCCGTTGTTGAGGTTGCGCGCGGTGCCGTCGGGCGCCACGTCCACCAGCTTGGCGGTCCAGTCGGTGTCCGGGGCGGTGGAGGAGGCGTACAGCTCGACGCTGATCGGGCCGGTGACGTGGGTGTCGGCGGTCAGCTCGGGGCTGGTGTAGACGAGCACGTCCGGCCGGGCCTCGACGGTCTGCTGGTCGTAGGGGCCCTGCTGCCCGCCGCGGTTCTCGCAGCAGGAGTGGCCGCCGACCGAGGGCACCGGGTTGCGCGGGTCGTAGGTGTACCGGTCGGGCTTCTGGCCGGAGCCGGGCTCCGTGCCCGGCTCCGTGCCCGGCTCCGAGCCGGGCCGCTCCGTCGTGAGCCTGCCGTCGCCCAGGATGGAGGCGGCGTGCCCTTCGCTCGCGAGGTAGTACTTGGTGTACCGCGTCCCGGGCAGCGGCCACGAGGGCGAGCGCCGCCACACGTTGGAGCCCATCTCGAAGTAGTCGACGGTGGGCCTGCCGTTGCTGACGCCGTTGTCCCGGCCCTTGAGGAAGTGGTCGTACCAGGCGACCATCACCTCGTCCAGCGGGTAGTCGCCGGCCGGGCCGATGGCGGAGAGCATCGGCGCGGGGACGTAGCGCTCCTTCGGCACGCGCGACCAGGTCTGGTGGTCCCACGGCCCGATCACCAGGCGCTGCCCCGCGCGTGCCTCCGGCGAGCCGCCGTTGGCCGTCATGCCGGTGAAGTTGCGGATGCCTCCGTCGAGGAACGAGTCGTACCAGCCCTCCAGATGCAGCACCGGCAGCTTGATACGGGAATGGTGCCGTTCCGGCGCGATGTCGGACCAGTACCTGTCATTGGTCGAATGCTCGATCCAGTCGAAGAAGTACGGCGCGACCCGCGGATCCTCCGGCTTGTACGGCGGGAATTTCCGGTACGGCCGGTAGGTCATCCACTTGGCGATGTCGAGATAGTCCTTCTTGAGCTGCTCGGCGAGCGCGGTGTCGCCGCGATTGGCGGCGGCCGACGGCACGATGGTCTCCATCGACCAGTTCTCGACGAATCCCAGCCGGAAGGCGCCGCCCTCGTAGGTCCAGCCCTCGAAATAGTCACTGGAGGTATTCATCGGCACGATCGTCTTGAGGCTCGGCGGCAGTTTCTGCGCGGCCAGCCATTGCGTCGCGCCGACATAGGACGATCCGTACATGCCGACGCGGCCGTTCGACCCGGGCAGCCGCGCCGCCCACTCGACGGAGTCGTAGCCGTCGTCGAGGTCCTGGTGGAACTCGTAGAAGGTGCCCTTGGACGCGTACTGCCCGCGCACGTCCTCGACGACCACGATGTAGCACTGGGCCGCCAGCCAGGCGGGCGACAGGAAGCGGTTCGGCTGGTTGGGCGGGCCGTTCTTGCCGTACTGGGTCCGCATCAGCACGACCGGGACCTTCTCCGAGGTCCGCGGCTTGTAGACGTCCGCCATCAGCACCGTTCCGTCGCGCATCCGGTCGGGTACGTCGGCCTGCTTGTCGACGGCGCACGGGCCGGCCTGCCGCGCCGCCGACACCGTCGGCCGGGCGGCCTGCACGGTGTAGGCGGAGAGCACGAGCGCCGCCGCGCCCCCGGCCGCGAGCGCGCGTCCGCGCCTGCTCCTGGGCCTCGCCATCGAGACCTCCTCCGAATGGTCGGACGTGGTCCTTCAAGAGATCATCGGGACACTGCCCCGACAACGCCGGTGACCGCATGTGGACAGTGTCGCTCATGATGCGTCAAGAATCCTGTCATGTTGCCGCGCAACAAGGATTTTCAAGATAAGTCACGTGGCCGTTGACTCCACTGTCAAGCGGATATACGTTCTGCCGCAGTGACCCGCCGCCTCCCCCCAATGGCGGCGGGATACGCAGACGAGGCGTTGTGTGAAGTGAAAAGCTCCCAGATGCCACAAGATCATTCATATGATCGTCCAGAGCGGCCGTTCCCCCCGCCGGCCCCGGATTCACCGAGGCTCGTCACGCCCCTGAGCTTCCAGCAGGAACTGCTGTGGCCGGACGGCGGCCGGCGCCCGGTGCGCGCCGCCGTCCGCGTCCGGGGGCCGTTCCGGGCGGACCGGTTGCGCGGCGCCGTCGCCGAACTCGTCTGGCGGCACGAGATCCTGCGGACCACCTGTCGCGAGGTCGACGGACGGCCGCGCCAGGAGACGCATCCGGCCACCACGGCCACCACGGCCGCCGCGGTCACCGTCTCCGCGAGCGCCGCCGAGGCGGCCGCCGGGGCCCGCGAACCGTTCGACCTGGGGCGGCTCCCCCTGGTGCGCTGGACGGTCACCCGCCTCGGTCCCGAAGACCACGAGATCGTCCTGGAGGCGCATCCCGCGATCCTGGACGGCCGCTGCGCGGTGCTCCTGCTCCGGCAGGCAGCCGCCCTGTACGGCGGCGGCGAGCACGAGGACGCCGGGGCCGCCGGGGCCGCCGCGGCACCGCGCGTCCAGTACGGCGACTACGCGGTCTGGCAACGCGACTCCCTTTCCTCACCGGCGATGCGCGCCCGGCTCGCCCGCCTGCGCCGCGTGCTCGCCGATCCGCCACCGCCCCTGGACCTGCCGGGCCGTTCCCCGGACACCGGATCCGCACCCGGCGCGGACGGCGCACCCGGCGCACCCGGCGCGGGCGGCGCACCCGGCGCACCCGGCGCGGACGGCACGGGCGGTGGGCCGGGCGCCGGGTACGGGCTCGTGACCGAGGAACTGCCCGCCGGGCTCATGGACGCGCTCAGGGAGTTCGGGAGGGCCGGGGGAACGAGCCCGTTCGCCGTCGCGTTCGCCGGGTTCGCCGCGCTCCTGCACCGTTACAGCGGCGCGACGGACCTCTGCGTGACCACGCCGTGGCCCAAGGCGCCCCCGGAAGACGTGCCGGGCCTGCTGGGCGCCTTCACCGACCCGGTCGCGCTGCGCTGCGACCTCGGCGGCGATCCGCCGTTCCGCGAGCTGGCCCGACGGGCCGGAGCGGCGGTCGGGGAGGCGCGCGGCACCCGCCACTACCCCTACTACGAACTGGCCCGCCTCCTGACCCGGCGCGGCAGGGGCACGCTCGCGCAGGCGACGTTCACGCTGGAGGACACCGCCCCCGCCGACCTGGCCCCCCTCCGCTTCGGGGACGCCGCCGGGACGTTCGCCGGGCCGGTCATCGAACCCGCGGGCACCGCCCTCAACGTCCTCATGACCCCGGACGCCCTGCTCTGGGAGTACGACCGGGCCGCCTTCGACGGCGCCATGGCCGGGTGGATGGCGCACGCCCACGCGGTCCTCCTGCGCGCGGCCCTCGCCGCGCCCTCGACCCGGCTCTCGCGGCTGCCGCTCCTGGGAGGCGCGCGGCGGGGGCGCGTCGTGGACGAGCTGAGCGGGCGCCGGGCCGCGCCGCGACCCAGCGCCGAGGAGACCGCGCCGGTGCACGTCCTGGTCGGCGAGCAGGCCCGCCGTACGCCCTCGGCGGTGGCACTGAGCGAGGGCGGCCGGAGCCTCACCTACGGCGACCTGGACGCGTACGCAGGCCGTGTCGCCGCCGGCCTCCTCCGGCTCGGCACCCGCCCCGAGCAGGTGGTGGGCGTGCTGCTCCCGCGCGGCGCCGACCTCGCCGTCGCCGAGCTGGGCGTGCTGAAGAGCGGCGCCGCCTACCTGCCGCTGGACCCGGACCATCCGGCCGAGCGGCTGGCGTTCCTGTGCCGCGACGCCGGCGTCGCGCACGTGGTCACGGCCGGCGGCCACGCGTCCCGCGTCCCCGCGGGCACGCGGGCGCTCACCCTGGAGGACGTGCTCGGCGGCCCCTCCCCCGAGGACGCCCCGCCCGCCGCCGAGCCCTCACCGCACGACCTCGCCTACGTGATGTACACCTCCGGTTCCACGGGGAGGCCGAAGGGCGTCGCGGTCGAGCACGGAGCGCTGGCCAACTTCACCCGCTGGTACCGGACCGAGTACGGGCTGGCCCCCGGCGACCGGCAGGCGATGGTCAACGCGGCCGGGTTCGACGCCTCGGTCATCGACCTGTGGCCCGCCCTCACCGCCGGCGCCGGGGTGCGGGTGGCCGACCCCGGCACCCGGCTGTCCCCGGACCGGCTCCGGGCGTGGCTGATCGCCGAGCGGATCGCCTCGGTCTTCCTCACCACCGCCCTCGCCGAGCCGCTGCTGGCGCTGAGCTGGCCCGGCGACGTCCGCCTGCGGGTGCTCCAGACGGGCGGGGAGGTGTTCCGCGCCCGCCCCGATCCCGCGCTGCCGTTCCGGGTGGACCTGGCCTACGGCCCGACCGAGGGCACCGTCTTCACCACCGTGGGGACCATCGCGCCCGCCGCCGGTCCGGCCCGTGCCGGTGCGCCGCCCGGCGCACCCCCCGACACGCCACCCGGTGCGCCGCCCGACATCGGCGTGCCCATAGCGGGCGCCGTCGTCCACGTCCTGGACGAGGCGATGCGGCCCGTCCCCCCAGGGGTGCGCGGGGAGCTGTACCTGGGCGGCCCCGGGCTCGCCCGCGGTTACCTGGCCCGGCCGGCGCTCACGGCCGAACGGTTCGTGCCCGACCCGTTCACCGCCGGGCCCGGCGGGCGCCTCTACCGGACCGGTGACGTGGTGCGGTTGCGGCCGGACGGCAGGCTCGACTTCGTCGGCCGCACGGACGCCCAGGTGAAGCTGCGCGGCAACCGGATCGAGCCGGGCGAGATCGAGTCGGTGCTGTGCCGCCATCCCGCGATCGGGCGGGCGCATGTCGCGGTCCGCGACGACGGCCCCGGCGGCGACCGGCGGCTGGTCGCCTACCTGGTGGCGCGCGACGGGCAGGAGACGCCCGCGTCCGCGGAGGTCCGCCGCCATCTGGAACGCGACCTGCCCGCGTTCATGATCCCCTCGACGCTCGTCCCGCTCGACCGGCTCCCGCTGACCGCCAACGGCAAGGTCGACGCCGCCGCCCTGCCCGCCCCCGGGCCGCCGGCGGGCGCCGAGCCGGACGGGCCGGCCGGAGCGCGCGAGCCGCCGGTCACGCCGACCGAGGATCTCGTCGCCGGGATCTGGTCGGCCGTCCTCGGCCTGCCCGAGGTCGGCGTCGCCGACAACTTCTTCGACCTGGGCGGGCACTCGCTGCTCGTCCACCAGGTCCGCGAACGCCTCGTCGAACGGCTCGGGCACGGCCCGCCGATCCTCGACTTCTTCCAGTACCCGACCGTCCGCGCCCTGGCCCGGCACATCGACGGCGGGCCACGGGACGGCGCCGCGGCCGGCGCCGCGGCCGATCGTTCCGGGGCGCGGGCACCGGACGGGCGCCGCCGGGGCCTCGCCCGCCTGGAGCGGCGGCGCGCACGGCGCACGGACACGGAGGGGACGGAGTGAACGCGGTCGGCGAGCCCGGCGACCCGGGCGAGGAGGCCGCGCACATCGCGGTCATCGGGCTGGCCTGCCGGTTCCCGGGGGCGGCCGGTCCCGAGGAGTTCTGGGACAACCTCGTGCGCGGCGTCGACGCGGTCGCCCGCCTGCCCGAACGGCCCGTCCCGGGCGGCTCGGGCGAGCGGTACGTCCCGGCGGGCGGCTTCCTGCGGGACCCCGAGTGGTTCGACGCCGGGTACTTCGGCTACTCGCCGCGCGAGGCCAGGATCGTCGACCCGCAGCACCGGGTGTTCCTGGAGTGCGCGGTCGAGGCGCTGGAGGACGCGGGCTGCGACCCCGCGCGCTTCCCCGGCGTCATCGGCGTCTACGCGGGCGGCACCGACACCTCCTACGCCGCGCTCCTGCGGTCCCGGCGGGACGCCCTGCCCTCGGTGTCGGACTGGGAGATCCGGCTCTCCACCGGCCTGGACTTCCTGACCTCGCGCGCCGCGTACAAGCTGGGGCTGCGCGGGCCCGCCGTCACCGTGCGGGCCGCGTGCGCCACGTCCCTGGTCGCGGTGCACATGGCCGTCCAGGGGCTGCTGGCGGGCGACTGCGACCTCGCGCTCGCGGGCGGGGTGACGGTGCGGTTCCCGGCCGAGCCCGGCGCGTACGCCGAGGGCGGGATCCTGTCCCCCGACGGCGCGTGCCGCACGTTCGACGCCGGCGCGAGCGGGATCGTCGGCGGCGACGGCGCGGGCCTGGTGGCGCTCAGACGGCTCCCCGAGGCGCTGGCCGCCGGCGACCCGGTGCGCGCGGTGATCCGCGGCTCGGCGGTGAACAACGACGGCGCGGACCGGATCGGGTACACCGCGCCCGGTGTCGAGGGGCAGGCCGCCGTGATCCGCGCGGCGCAGGAGGTCGCGGACGTCGACCCCGCGTCGGTCGGCTACGTCGAGGCGCACGGCACCGCCACGCCGATCGGCGACCCGATCGAGGTCGCCGCCCTCACCCTGGCCTTCAGCGCCACCACCACCGGGCGGGACGGGCCCTGCGCGCTCGGGTCGGTGAAGACCAACATCGGGCACACCGACGCGGCGGCGGGCGCGGCCGGGCTCATCAAGACCGTCATGGCGCTGGAACGCGGCCTCATCCCGCCGAGCCTGCACTTCACCGAGCCGAACCCGGGGATCGACTTCGCGTCCGTCCCGTTCGAGGTCGTCACGCGGACCGTCGAGTGGCGGCCTCGGGGGCCGCGGCGGGCAGGGGTGAGCTCGTTCGGCATGGGCGGCACGAACGCGCACGTCGTCCTCGAGCAGGCCCCGCCTCCCCCGCCGGTCGCCCCGGGCCGCCCCTGGCAGCTCCTCGTGCTGTCGGCGAAGAGCCCCGCCGCCCTGGACGCGGTGACGGAACGGCTCGCCGCCCACCTGCGCGCCCGTCCCGGCGTCCCGCTGGCCGACGTGGCCTGGACGCTGCAGACGGGCCGTGCCGAGCACCCGTTCCGCCGCCACGCGGTCGTCGGCGGCGCCGCCGACGCGGTCCGCGTCCTCGAAGGCCGGGCCGGTGACCGCCTGCGCACCGCCGGGGAGCCCGCCCGGCCCCGGCCCGTCACGCTCGCCTTCCCGGGGACCACGACCCGGCGCCTCCCGGGGGAGCCGCGGTTCCTCCGCCTCGTGGCCGAGTGCCTGGCCGCCGCGCCGCCGATGACGTTCACGCCCAGCGTGCACGACGGCCTCATGGCGTTCGCCCAGGAGTACGCGCTGGCGCGGCTGCTGGCCTCGTGGGGGATCGTCCCGGACGCCGTGCGGGGCGAGGGCGCCGGCGCGCTGACCGCGGCGGCGGTCGCCGGGGTCCTCCCGCTGGCCGACGCCGCCCGGCTCGTGGCCGAACGGGCGCGCGCCCTCCAGGACGGCCGGGCCGGGCCCGGCGGCGCGAGGGACTTCGCGGCCCTGGCCCAGGAGGTCCCGCTCCGCCGCCCGGAGATCCCGCTGCTGTGCGACCTGACCGGGCGCCCCCTCCCCGCCGGGGCGCCCGGCGGTCACGGCGACCACGCGGTGGCCGCCGTGACCGCGGAACCG
This region includes:
- a CDS encoding MFS transporter, producing the protein MGRTARERRGRGPRGPGRWARFRASLAFHPGFRRLWLGDAASQIGATATLFVLPLLAATVLDATPFQVGLVSTSMTAAFLLLGLPTGAWVDRMRCRRVLIIADAGRALALATLPLAAAAGVLTLPQLCLVALGYGVLTVFFDVAYQSYLPHLVGRDRLVEGNAKLAATQSVAQMGGPAAGGAAVQALTAPYAVVANVACFVWSAVWIARIRAPEARPPRDPDRHLGREIGEGLRFVFGHRLLRAIAGCTGAFNLFRSAGQPMLIVLLSGGLGLSAAGIGLFFTVGAAGGVAGAFFARRIAAAAGQGRTMWASTAGAGLCALLVPLAQDDWRLWLAAAGEFGLVFGAAVYDVAQVSFRQTLCPGRLLGRMNATMRFLVWGTMPLGAFLGGALASVAGPRTVLWVAAAGMTTAFLPLYLSPLRGLRRLPGAEAAAGVPSGPGAT
- a CDS encoding CocE/NonD family hydrolase, whose translation is MARPRSRRGRALAAGGAAALVLSAYTVQAARPTVSAARQAGPCAVDKQADVPDRMRDGTVLMADVYKPRTSEKVPVVLMRTQYGKNGPPNQPNRFLSPAWLAAQCYIVVVEDVRGQYASKGTFYEFHQDLDDGYDSVEWAARLPGSNGRVGMYGSSYVGATQWLAAQKLPPSLKTIVPMNTSSDYFEGWTYEGGAFRLGFVENWSMETIVPSAAANRGDTALAEQLKKDYLDIAKWMTYRPYRKFPPYKPEDPRVAPYFFDWIEHSTNDRYWSDIAPERHHSRIKLPVLHLEGWYDSFLDGGIRNFTGMTANGGSPEARAGQRLVIGPWDHQTWSRVPKERYVPAPMLSAIGPAGDYPLDEVMVAWYDHFLKGRDNGVSNGRPTVDYFEMGSNVWRRSPSWPLPGTRYTKYYLASEGHAASILGDGRLTTERPGSEPGTEPGTEPGSGQKPDRYTYDPRNPVPSVGGHSCCENRGGQQGPYDQQTVEARPDVLVYTSPELTADTHVTGPISVELYASSTAPDTDWTAKLVDVAPDGTARNLNNGILRASFRESSTRPTPIRPGKVYKYTIKIWPTSNLFKAGHRIRLDISSSDFPQYAPNPNTGEKFGQSARVRTAHQTVLHDEKHPSSVTLPVVPADRVGPAYPKIPVTGVR
- a CDS encoding type I polyketide synthase is translated as MNAVGEPGDPGEEAAHIAVIGLACRFPGAAGPEEFWDNLVRGVDAVARLPERPVPGGSGERYVPAGGFLRDPEWFDAGYFGYSPREARIVDPQHRVFLECAVEALEDAGCDPARFPGVIGVYAGGTDTSYAALLRSRRDALPSVSDWEIRLSTGLDFLTSRAAYKLGLRGPAVTVRAACATSLVAVHMAVQGLLAGDCDLALAGGVTVRFPAEPGAYAEGGILSPDGACRTFDAGASGIVGGDGAGLVALRRLPEALAAGDPVRAVIRGSAVNNDGADRIGYTAPGVEGQAAVIRAAQEVADVDPASVGYVEAHGTATPIGDPIEVAALTLAFSATTTGRDGPCALGSVKTNIGHTDAAAGAAGLIKTVMALERGLIPPSLHFTEPNPGIDFASVPFEVVTRTVEWRPRGPRRAGVSSFGMGGTNAHVVLEQAPPPPPVAPGRPWQLLVLSAKSPAALDAVTERLAAHLRARPGVPLADVAWTLQTGRAEHPFRRHAVVGGAADAVRVLEGRAGDRLRTAGEPARPRPVTLAFPGTTTRRLPGEPRFLRLVAECLAAAPPMTFTPSVHDGLMAFAQEYALARLLASWGIVPDAVRGEGAGALTAAAVAGVLPLADAARLVAERARALQDGRAGPGGARDFAALAQEVPLRRPEIPLLCDLTGRPLPAGAPGGHGDHAVAAVTAEPGRATAEAAALAVAGRLWAAGTPVGWEAVHAGARRARTPLPVYPFERRRYAVDPAEPAAPAAPAAPAAPANGAASGAGVAAGPVNGAADADADADVGEVVRRLFAEMLGLDRLDPDESFFDLGGDSLVATQFLVRIRKIFPVDVVLRSMFEAPTANAFAALVEARMTGPAAGPDGSGR
- a CDS encoding non-ribosomal peptide synthetase — its product is MPQDHSYDRPERPFPPPAPDSPRLVTPLSFQQELLWPDGGRRPVRAAVRVRGPFRADRLRGAVAELVWRHEILRTTCREVDGRPRQETHPATTATTAAAVTVSASAAEAAAGAREPFDLGRLPLVRWTVTRLGPEDHEIVLEAHPAILDGRCAVLLLRQAAALYGGGEHEDAGAAGAAAAPRVQYGDYAVWQRDSLSSPAMRARLARLRRVLADPPPPLDLPGRSPDTGSAPGADGAPGAPGAGGAPGAPGADGTGGGPGAGYGLVTEELPAGLMDALREFGRAGGTSPFAVAFAGFAALLHRYSGATDLCVTTPWPKAPPEDVPGLLGAFTDPVALRCDLGGDPPFRELARRAGAAVGEARGTRHYPYYELARLLTRRGRGTLAQATFTLEDTAPADLAPLRFGDAAGTFAGPVIEPAGTALNVLMTPDALLWEYDRAAFDGAMAGWMAHAHAVLLRAALAAPSTRLSRLPLLGGARRGRVVDELSGRRAAPRPSAEETAPVHVLVGEQARRTPSAVALSEGGRSLTYGDLDAYAGRVAAGLLRLGTRPEQVVGVLLPRGADLAVAELGVLKSGAAYLPLDPDHPAERLAFLCRDAGVAHVVTAGGHASRVPAGTRALTLEDVLGGPSPEDAPPAAEPSPHDLAYVMYTSGSTGRPKGVAVEHGALANFTRWYRTEYGLAPGDRQAMVNAAGFDASVIDLWPALTAGAGVRVADPGTRLSPDRLRAWLIAERIASVFLTTALAEPLLALSWPGDVRLRVLQTGGEVFRARPDPALPFRVDLAYGPTEGTVFTTVGTIAPAAGPARAGAPPGAPPDTPPGAPPDIGVPIAGAVVHVLDEAMRPVPPGVRGELYLGGPGLARGYLARPALTAERFVPDPFTAGPGGRLYRTGDVVRLRPDGRLDFVGRTDAQVKLRGNRIEPGEIESVLCRHPAIGRAHVAVRDDGPGGDRRLVAYLVARDGQETPASAEVRRHLERDLPAFMIPSTLVPLDRLPLTANGKVDAAALPAPGPPAGAEPDGPAGAREPPVTPTEDLVAGIWSAVLGLPEVGVADNFFDLGGHSLLVHQVRERLVERLGHGPPILDFFQYPTVRALARHIDGGPRDGAAAGAAADRSGARAPDGRRRGLARLERRRARRTDTEGTE